The Ranitomeya imitator isolate aRanImi1 chromosome 8, aRanImi1.pri, whole genome shotgun sequence genome window below encodes:
- the EFCAB12 gene encoding EF-hand calcium-binding domain-containing protein 12, which translates to MAKEVSFLDQTPNNGPTGWKERDLAQTRFFRVACRTFGPPKSRIRRIFAPPMEKLEAERQEIKGETNVDSRGLHKSQGDGTRVMEEPSPAGRSVSDWILDRKNLRSQVDNMGDVEKWLQGKSELTDLEKRVRKKMVERREESRASREDSEDVDEEVSASKSAQRNRVTPSIQQPSPEALAIMANYLHQRRLRLVDLYNQTNKRKKKEISSHDLKSVRKEAMIPISDLQFDDLVISLGIKHPNHVNYKELSVGRHLWWKNTRAERKSGGLVTHDKAQWFPPPGDARPEASVSVTLDGSFFSRCRSRPPHSAPSDSSKSHFLQVPPISLDEMRPLSYEDMEEIGKNYRERRRRAQSNTRLLEWLEQCRLVRSGNAAIDGHALPSTLGEEAADRVEQFRRLGLQQYYQILKLCQARGVPLTETLLERALLHPGDKLICESKEHLQLRQPGTALRPKHTTRMANNGATSPEAARTGKTMRSSSESGRIFSAKSEYKQEEASRISVGEAPYPPEEYVKWVKGKVRGKKKVRTEALKCWTTFEEFEEMSRALRHRFPHSFYTSDDNAFWPGQMLDKLRIYLPKVSEAS; encoded by the exons ATGGCTAAAGAGGTTTCCTTCCTAGACCAGACCCCCAATAATGGGCCGACGGGGTGGAAAGAGCGGGACCTGGCCCAGACTCGCTTCTTCAGGGTGGCTTGCAGGACGTTCGGACCTCCAAAGTCAAGGATCCGACGAATCTTTGCTCCCCCAATGGAAAAATTGGAAGCGGAGAGACAAGAAATTAAAGGGGAGACCAATGTGGACTCCAGGGGCCTCCACAAGTCACAAGGTGATGGGACGAGAGTGATGGAGGAGCCGAGCCCGGCCGGGAGGAGCGTGTCAGACTGGATACTGGACAGGAAGAATCTCCGGTCACAAGTGGACAATATGGGGGACGTCGAAAAATGGCTGCAAGGAAAATCGGAGCTGACGGATCTGGAGAAACGTGTACGGAAAAAAATGGTGGAGAGACGAGAGGAAAGCCGGGCGTCCAGGGAGGATTCTGAGGATGTG GATGAAGAAGTCAGCGCGTCAAAGAGCGCACAGCGCAACAGGGTCACCCCCAGCATCCAGCAACCCAGCCCCGAAGCCCTGGCAATAATGGCCAACTACCTGCACCAACGACGGCTGCGCCTGGTGGATCTCTACAACCAGACGAACAAACGCAAGAAGAAGGAAATCTCCAGTCACGACCTGAAGTCTGTGAGGAAAGAG GCCATGATACCTATCAGTGACTTGCAGTTTGATGATTTGGTCATCTCACTCGGCATCAAACATCCAAATCACGTCAATTACAAGGAGCTTTCAGTTGGGCGCCATTTATGGTGGAAGAATACAAGAGCCGAGAGGAAGAGCGGCGGGTTGGTGACTCACG ATAAAGCACAATGGTTCCCGCCACCCGGTGATGCTCGGCCCGAggcgtctgtttctgtaactctcgATGGCTCATTTTTTTCCAGATGTAGATCCCGTCCACCACACAGTGCGCCGAGCGACAGCAGCAAATCGCACTTTTTACAGGTGCCCCCCATCAGTCTGGATGAGATGAGACCCCTCAGCTACGAGGACATGGAGGAAATCGGAAAAAATTACAGGGAAAGGAGACGAAGAGCACAG AGCAACACCCGGCTATTAGAATGGCTGGAGCAGTGCCGCCTGGTGCGTAGCGGTAATGCCGCCATCGATGGCCACGCTCTGCCCTCTACGCTGGGAGAGGAGGCAGCGGACCGGGTGGAGCAGTTCAGACGACTGGGCCTGCAGCAATACTACCAGATCCTAAAACTGTGCCAGGCCCGCGGGGTGCCCCTCACCGAGACGCTGCTGGAACGAG CTTTACTGCACCCCGGGGATAAGCTGATCTGTGAGTCTAAAGAACATCTGCAGCTCCGACAGCCCGGGACAGCGCTCAGACCCAAGCATACGACCAGGATGGCGAACAATGGGGCGACGTCTCCAGAGGCGGCAAGAACGGGCAAGACGATGAGGAGTTCTTCAGAGTCCGG gcgAATCTTCTCTGCAAAGTCAGAATACAAGCAGGAAGAAGCTTCCAGAATCTCCGTCGGGGAAGCTCCGTACCCTCCAGAAGAATATGTCAAATGGGTTAAGGGAAAAGTCAGAGGGAAGAAGAAAGTCAGGACAGAGGCTCTGAAATGTTGGACGACCTTCGAGGAGTTCGAAGAAATGAGTCG GGCCCTGAGGCACCGATTCCCCCACAGCTTCTATACGTCTGATGATAACGCGTTCTGGCCGGGGCAGATGCTGGACAAGCTGCGTATTTATCTGCCCAAAGTGTCGGAGGCGTCCTGA